Proteins from a single region of Hydrogenimonas thermophila:
- a CDS encoding ribonuclease HII translates to MKQLCGIDEAGRGPVAGPLVMAGVILKDSIDELNDSKKLTEKKREKLYDLIIENSIYHIVSFEAETIDNLGISACLISGLKEIMQTIPDAEYIFDGNTTFGISGLRCQVKADVDVPEVSAASILAKVTRDRYMVELSKKYPQYGFEKHKGYGTKAHIDAIAKNGLSPVHRKSFKIKSLEQPTLF, encoded by the coding sequence GGCGTGGACCTGTTGCAGGTCCTTTGGTTATGGCTGGAGTTATTCTGAAAGACTCTATTGATGAACTTAATGACTCAAAAAAACTGACTGAGAAAAAGCGCGAAAAGCTGTATGATCTTATAATTGAAAATAGCATCTATCATATTGTATCTTTTGAAGCAGAAACTATAGACAATCTTGGCATCAGTGCTTGTTTGATCTCAGGTTTAAAAGAGATTATGCAAACAATTCCTGATGCAGAGTATATTTTTGACGGGAATACTACATTTGGTATTTCAGGCTTACGTTGTCAAGTTAAAGCTGATGTTGATGTTCCTGAAGTGAGTGCAGCAAGCATACTTGCAAAAGTAACACGTGATCGATATATGGTAGAGTTATCTAAAAAATACCCTCAGTATGGTTTTGAAAAACATAAAGGTTACGGGACAAAAGCACACATTGATGCAATTGCAAAAAATGGTCTTTCGCCTGTTCATAGAAAGAGTTTTAAAATTAAATCTCTTGAACAGCCAACTCTTTTTTAA